One region of Aminobacterium colombiense DSM 12261 genomic DNA includes:
- the uvrB gene encoding excinuclease ABC subunit UvrB gives MSGIFNLKADWGPSGDQPEAIEKLVESLKNGTRFQTLLGVTGSGKTFTVANVLAQFDRPVLVLAHNKTLAAQLYTEFKTFFPHNAVHYFVSYYDYYQPEAYIPSSDTYIEKDASINDRIEKLRLAATKALVERRDVIVVASVSCIYGLGKKEMYEEVIFPFAVGEKWDRRGFMERLIDNYYARNDMLLEAGKFRARGDVLEIYPSYSETALRVAFFDDEIERIDEIDPVSGHTLKQLPKASIFPAQHYVTSRDAIDKAMGQIQQELDEQLHLLKKQGKLLEAQRLEMRTRYDMEMLAEVGYCSGIENYSRYLDGRNPGEPPGTLLDFFPDDFIMVIDESHITLPQVRGMYNGDRARKTTLVENGFRLPSCLDNRPLNWREFKKYLRQVIFISATPGDWEREVSTCVAEQIIRPTGVVDPEVVVSPATGQVDDLVDRLRGITARGERALVTTLTKKSSEDLAEYLADLQFKVKYIHSELNAFERAELIRDLRSGEVSILVGINLLREGMDLPEVSLVAILDADREGFLRSHRSLIQIMGRAARNTRGQVVLYADVETESIRTSVQETRRRREIQMLFNEKHGIIPQTISKTVQNLLPEEFTSDAVKLESRRGKRTKEVQEYTHSDLERLMWEAVEKLDFEKAAQIRDILTDSKGKEWQRVASYQHKRSKRAQSQKYKRNTSKK, from the coding sequence ATGTCTGGAATTTTTAATTTGAAAGCAGATTGGGGACCTTCTGGAGATCAGCCTGAAGCTATAGAAAAACTTGTTGAATCCCTTAAAAATGGAACACGTTTCCAAACTCTCTTAGGAGTTACGGGGAGTGGAAAAACCTTTACTGTGGCAAATGTACTGGCCCAGTTTGATCGTCCCGTTCTTGTTCTGGCTCATAATAAAACATTGGCAGCACAACTTTATACTGAGTTTAAAACATTTTTCCCCCACAATGCTGTCCATTATTTTGTAAGTTATTATGATTATTACCAGCCGGAAGCCTATATTCCCTCGAGTGACACTTATATAGAAAAAGATGCCTCTATCAATGACCGTATAGAGAAATTGCGTCTTGCAGCAACGAAAGCTCTTGTTGAACGAAGGGATGTTATTGTTGTAGCTAGCGTATCTTGTATCTATGGCCTTGGAAAAAAGGAAATGTACGAAGAAGTTATATTTCCCTTTGCTGTGGGGGAAAAATGGGATCGTAGAGGTTTTATGGAGCGGCTAATAGATAATTATTACGCTCGGAATGACATGCTTCTTGAAGCAGGAAAGTTCAGGGCACGAGGAGATGTTCTTGAAATCTATCCATCCTATAGTGAAACGGCACTCAGAGTCGCTTTTTTTGACGATGAAATTGAACGCATTGATGAAATTGATCCCGTGAGTGGCCATACACTGAAACAGCTTCCTAAAGCTTCTATTTTCCCTGCCCAGCATTATGTTACAAGTCGAGATGCCATAGATAAAGCTATGGGGCAAATACAGCAGGAACTTGATGAGCAGCTTCACCTATTGAAAAAACAGGGGAAACTTCTCGAGGCACAACGTTTAGAGATGAGGACCCGATATGATATGGAGATGCTTGCAGAAGTGGGCTACTGCTCAGGCATAGAGAATTACTCGCGATATCTTGATGGCCGCAATCCTGGAGAACCCCCTGGAACTCTTCTTGATTTCTTCCCCGATGATTTTATTATGGTAATAGATGAGTCTCACATTACCCTTCCTCAGGTGAGGGGCATGTATAACGGAGATAGGGCCAGGAAGACTACCCTCGTGGAAAATGGTTTTCGCCTCCCTTCATGTCTTGACAATAGACCTCTCAACTGGAGGGAGTTTAAAAAATATCTTCGTCAAGTTATTTTTATCTCAGCTACTCCTGGGGATTGGGAACGAGAAGTTTCCACCTGTGTAGCGGAACAGATAATTCGGCCCACTGGAGTGGTGGATCCTGAGGTAGTGGTGAGTCCTGCAACTGGACAGGTTGATGATCTCGTTGATAGACTGCGAGGTATCACAGCAAGGGGAGAACGGGCACTTGTAACGACATTAACAAAAAAATCATCAGAAGATCTAGCTGAATACTTGGCAGATCTGCAGTTCAAAGTAAAATATATCCATTCGGAATTAAATGCTTTTGAGCGAGCAGAACTCATACGTGATCTTCGAAGCGGAGAAGTTTCTATTCTTGTTGGTATTAACCTGCTGAGAGAGGGGATGGATCTTCCTGAGGTGTCGCTGGTGGCTATCCTTGATGCTGACAGAGAAGGCTTTCTCCGTTCTCATCGGTCGCTTATACAGATCATGGGGCGAGCGGCGAGAAACACGCGGGGGCAAGTTGTACTTTATGCCGATGTGGAAACAGAGAGTATTAGGACTTCTGTACAAGAGACTCGCAGGCGAAGAGAAATACAGATGCTTTTCAATGAAAAGCATGGCATTATACCTCAAACTATTAGTAAAACAGTACAAAACCTTCTTCCAGAAGAATTTACTTCCGATGCTGTAAAATTAGAGAGCCGCAGGGGGAAAAGAACAAAAGAAGTTCAGGAATACACCCATAGTGATCTAGAACGCCTCATGTGGGAAGCAGTAGAAAAACTTGATTTTGAAAAAGCCGCGCAAATTCGTGATATATTGACAGACTCAAAAGGGAAGGAGTGGCAGCGTGTTGCATCTTATCAGCATAAGAGGAGCAAGAGAGCACAATCTCAAAAATATAAACGTAACACTTCCAAAAAATAA
- the uvrA gene encoding excinuclease ABC subunit UvrA produces the protein MLHLISIRGAREHNLKNINVTLPKNKLVVITGPSGSGKSSLAFDTLYAEGQRRYVESLSAYARQFLGIQKKPDVDDISGLSPAISIEQKGTSHNPRSTVGTVTEIYDYLRLLYGRLGVPYCPSCGKAVIRYSLDEIVDVIFRNYPDQRLEILSPQVRGKKGEFKNLFAQNREKGFMRVRVDGTIYWLEEEIALDKNKRHTIEVVIDRLKVLDDRKGRISEAVEAALSLSGGYVLLVTEGGKEQLLTENYACPDCGISLPEIEPRLFSFNNPYGACPDCSGLGSHEHFSEEHAIDPVRSVEEGALLPWKKKHYMLRKLYTFSQSKEWDLTQPYGTLPKNVQNFILYGSDERLPMFFSDRGERHQYMGRYEGLLPWLEGRWNETESENVLEELAGYRVEDICQTCHGYRLRPEALMVQLNHHTIDELVEMPVDRLLPVLKEMEFTENEQKIMGQVMIELEKRLSFLVDVGVGYLSLMRRADTLSGGESQRIRLATQIGSKLSGVLYVLDEPTIGLHSRDTDRLLRTLRSIRDLGNTVVVVEHDRETMLAADAIVEMGPGAGEQGGEIVNAGTAEEVLNTNALTGPYLRGEVSGCIRRRDVRNTSHWLTLRKVAHHNLKEIDVAIPSRVFSCISGVSGSGKSSLLYDVLYKGMKRILDKDFRERAGKHLSIDGAEQFRNVVLVDQSPIGRTPRSNPATYTGLFTLIRELFAELPESKIRGYAPGRFSFNVRGGRCEACSGAGSVKVSMLFLPDVYVDCEVCGGTRYNRETLEVRYKGRNIADVLNMTVDDAFEFFKEIPRIASKLALIQEAGLGYIRLGQSALTLSGGEAQRVKLAKELSKRFTGPTLYLLDEPTTGLFYTDVKKLLHILHRIVDQGNTVVTIEHNLDVLLSSDYIIDLGPEGGMEGGSIVTQGTPEEIIKSRQGYTSAYLQEYARQLEREDHYERKTAS, from the coding sequence GTGTTGCATCTTATCAGCATAAGAGGAGCAAGAGAGCACAATCTCAAAAATATAAACGTAACACTTCCAAAAAATAAACTTGTGGTTATTACAGGGCCATCAGGTTCCGGGAAGTCATCCCTGGCTTTTGATACACTATATGCAGAGGGTCAGCGCCGGTATGTAGAATCCCTTTCTGCCTATGCCCGACAATTTTTAGGTATACAAAAAAAACCTGATGTGGATGACATTTCAGGATTATCTCCAGCTATTTCAATAGAACAGAAAGGTACATCCCATAACCCTCGCTCAACAGTGGGTACCGTAACGGAGATTTATGACTATCTGAGACTTTTGTATGGTAGGCTAGGAGTTCCATACTGCCCATCGTGCGGGAAGGCCGTCATTCGTTATTCCCTTGATGAAATTGTAGACGTTATATTCAGGAACTACCCGGACCAGCGGCTTGAAATTCTTTCCCCCCAGGTTCGAGGGAAAAAAGGGGAGTTTAAAAATCTTTTTGCCCAAAATAGGGAGAAGGGATTCATGCGCGTAAGGGTGGATGGAACTATTTACTGGTTAGAAGAAGAGATTGCCCTTGATAAGAATAAAAGACACACTATTGAAGTGGTAATTGATCGACTGAAAGTCCTGGACGACCGGAAAGGGCGTATTAGCGAAGCTGTAGAGGCAGCCTTGAGCCTCTCTGGAGGGTATGTGCTCCTTGTCACAGAGGGGGGAAAGGAGCAGCTTCTCACAGAAAACTATGCCTGTCCTGACTGTGGCATCTCCCTTCCGGAAATAGAGCCACGGTTATTTTCCTTTAATAACCCTTACGGAGCCTGCCCTGATTGTTCTGGTCTTGGCAGCCACGAACACTTTTCTGAAGAGCATGCCATAGACCCCGTCCGCTCAGTGGAAGAGGGCGCTCTTCTTCCCTGGAAAAAAAAGCACTACATGCTGAGAAAGCTGTACACTTTCTCTCAGTCGAAAGAATGGGATTTGACTCAGCCATATGGAACGCTGCCAAAGAATGTGCAGAACTTTATCCTTTATGGGAGCGATGAAAGACTTCCCATGTTCTTCTCTGACCGCGGAGAACGGCATCAGTATATGGGGCGATATGAGGGGCTCCTTCCATGGCTGGAAGGGAGATGGAATGAAACGGAATCTGAGAACGTCCTAGAAGAGTTAGCCGGATATCGTGTGGAAGATATATGTCAAACATGTCATGGTTACCGTCTACGTCCTGAAGCTCTTATGGTTCAATTAAACCACCACACTATTGATGAGCTGGTGGAAATGCCTGTGGATAGACTGTTACCCGTGCTTAAAGAAATGGAATTCACTGAAAATGAACAAAAAATTATGGGTCAAGTGATGATAGAGCTTGAAAAGAGACTCTCTTTTCTTGTCGATGTGGGCGTTGGATATCTGTCCCTTATGCGTCGCGCAGATACTTTAAGTGGCGGTGAGAGTCAGCGTATTCGTTTGGCTACTCAGATAGGTTCAAAGCTCAGCGGGGTTCTCTACGTTCTTGATGAACCGACCATTGGCCTTCATTCCAGAGATACCGATCGTCTTTTGCGTACCCTTCGCTCCATTCGAGATCTTGGCAACACTGTAGTAGTCGTGGAACATGATCGTGAAACAATGCTTGCAGCTGACGCTATTGTAGAAATGGGGCCTGGTGCAGGAGAGCAGGGTGGAGAAATTGTTAATGCAGGAACAGCTGAAGAGGTGCTCAATACCAATGCTTTAACTGGTCCCTATTTGCGAGGGGAAGTTTCAGGATGTATTAGAAGAAGAGATGTGCGTAATACTTCTCATTGGCTCACATTACGGAAGGTTGCCCATCACAACCTTAAGGAAATTGATGTAGCAATACCTTCACGTGTTTTCTCCTGCATCAGCGGAGTCTCGGGATCTGGAAAGAGCAGCCTCTTGTATGATGTGCTATATAAGGGTATGAAACGTATTCTGGACAAAGATTTCAGAGAGAGAGCCGGGAAACATCTAAGCATTGATGGGGCAGAGCAATTTAGAAATGTGGTGCTTGTGGATCAAAGTCCAATTGGTAGAACTCCAAGGTCAAATCCAGCAACATACACAGGTCTCTTTACTCTCATCCGCGAACTTTTTGCAGAGCTTCCAGAATCAAAAATACGTGGATATGCACCTGGCAGGTTTAGTTTCAACGTAAGGGGTGGACGATGTGAAGCTTGCAGCGGAGCTGGATCTGTTAAAGTTTCCATGCTTTTTTTGCCCGATGTTTACGTGGACTGTGAGGTTTGCGGAGGAACAAGGTATAACAGAGAAACTCTTGAAGTTCGTTATAAAGGGAGAAACATTGCTGATGTTTTGAATATGACAGTAGATGATGCTTTTGAGTTTTTTAAGGAAATTCCCCGCATTGCATCAAAACTGGCCTTAATTCAAGAAGCAGGTCTCGGATATATTCGTCTTGGTCAATCGGCCCTCACCTTGAGCGGGGGAGAAGCACAACGGGTTAAACTTGCAAAAGAGCTGAGTAAACGCTTCACCGGTCCTACTCTGTATCTTCTCGACGAACCAACAACAGGTTTATTTTATACAGATGTGAAGAAGTTGCTTCACATTCTCCATCGCATCGTGGATCAGGGAAATACTGTGGTGACCATCGAGCATAATCTGGATGTACTTCTATCGTCAGATTATATTATCGATCTAGGCCCCGAGGGAGGAATGGAGGGCGGTTCTATAGTAACCCAGGGAACGCCAGAAGAAATAATCAAAAGCAGACAAGGGTATACTTCTGCCTATCTTCAGGAATATGCCAGGCAGCTTGAAAGGGAGGACCACTATGAGCGCAAAACAGCGTCGTGA
- the rlmB gene encoding 23S rRNA (guanosine(2251)-2'-O)-methyltransferase RlmB has translation MSAKQRRDNSKPDSKKPYSRKMENKKRENQKPYGKKPYIKMPDVRKQIDEDLIWGRQPVLDLLQYSPQKCLKVWISERAHPSFSGEVMTLARSTKVPFQKVASTLVDEMCPGENHQGAVAKITMVEQLDMEDFLPTLKTKEGPILLVVLDHILDPHNLGAIIRTSEAAGATAVVYSKRRSALPGGTVVKVSAGAALRVPMISVTNIAQTITRLQEEGFWVVGLDHNAPQSLWGATYPDKSSLVVGAEGEGLSRLVAQRCDMLLRIPITGKTGSLNAGVAAALGMFEWARAKGVDVHGE, from the coding sequence ATGAGCGCAAAACAGCGTCGTGATAATAGTAAGCCAGATAGCAAAAAACCATATAGTAGAAAAATGGAGAATAAAAAGAGAGAGAATCAGAAACCATATGGCAAGAAACCTTATATCAAAATGCCAGATGTGAGGAAACAAATTGATGAAGATCTTATATGGGGACGCCAGCCAGTTTTAGATCTTCTCCAATACTCACCACAGAAATGTTTAAAAGTCTGGATCTCAGAAAGGGCCCATCCTTCCTTTTCAGGAGAAGTAATGACCCTTGCCCGTTCTACTAAGGTCCCTTTTCAAAAAGTGGCGTCAACTTTGGTTGATGAAATGTGCCCCGGAGAGAACCACCAGGGGGCAGTGGCAAAAATAACAATGGTGGAACAACTGGATATGGAAGATTTTCTACCCACCTTAAAAACAAAGGAAGGGCCGATTCTTCTTGTAGTTCTTGATCACATACTTGACCCTCACAACTTGGGAGCTATTATACGTACGTCAGAGGCTGCTGGAGCTACGGCTGTTGTTTATTCAAAACGCCGCTCGGCCTTACCTGGCGGAACGGTAGTGAAAGTGAGTGCTGGGGCAGCGTTGCGAGTGCCCATGATATCCGTAACGAATATTGCACAGACGATAACCCGGCTTCAGGAGGAAGGCTTCTGGGTGGTGGGACTTGACCATAATGCGCCCCAATCCCTTTGGGGGGCAACATACCCAGACAAGTCCTCACTTGTTGTTGGAGCAGAAGGTGAGGGTTTGTCCCGTCTCGTTGCCCAGCGGTGCGACATGTTGCTTCGCATCCCTATAACAGGGAAAACAGGTTCGCTCAATGCAGGTGTCGCTGCTGCCTTAGGAATGTTTGAGTGGGCCAGGGCAAAAGGAGTAGATGTTCATGGTGAATAA
- the proC gene encoding pyrroline-5-carboxylate reductase, giving the protein MVNKKRCTIAVIGAGMLGSSVARGWVKENCTVIAYDKDRQKVESLEELGICYEESNEAIARADVVVFALKPHIQLPVVASLAQNLTNKLCFSMAAGIRLEQLAEAAPHARWIRGMTNICAAVNAAFTAYTPSENVTEEDMKKTKLLFGLLGESEETAEPNLDAITGISGSGPAYMFTVLEALTYGGLRVGIPKDLALKASAATMIGAAKLVLETGKHPAELKDGVVTPGGTTIEGLYELEEGAVRASFIRAIAEATRRGKELGEQKTNKKK; this is encoded by the coding sequence ATGGTGAATAAAAAAAGATGTACCATTGCTGTTATCGGAGCGGGAATGCTTGGCAGTTCTGTGGCCAGGGGATGGGTGAAGGAAAATTGCACAGTCATAGCCTACGACAAAGATAGACAAAAGGTGGAATCCCTCGAAGAACTGGGTATTTGTTATGAGGAAAGCAACGAAGCTATAGCAAGGGCAGACGTGGTGGTTTTTGCGCTGAAGCCTCATATTCAACTTCCCGTGGTGGCTTCTCTGGCGCAAAATCTGACAAACAAGCTATGTTTTTCTATGGCAGCGGGTATTCGGTTAGAGCAGCTTGCAGAAGCAGCCCCCCATGCAAGATGGATTCGGGGAATGACAAATATATGTGCCGCTGTTAATGCTGCTTTTACGGCCTATACGCCTTCTGAAAATGTGACAGAAGAAGATATGAAAAAAACCAAACTTCTTTTCGGCCTTCTTGGAGAAAGTGAAGAAACAGCAGAGCCAAATCTTGACGCCATAACGGGCATTTCAGGATCAGGGCCCGCCTATATGTTTACAGTGCTTGAGGCATTGACCTACGGGGGCCTCCGAGTTGGAATTCCGAAAGATTTGGCACTAAAGGCCTCTGCCGCGACGATGATCGGGGCAGCAAAACTTGTTTTGGAAACAGGAAAACATCCAGCGGAACTGAAAGATGGTGTGGTTACCCCTGGTGGTACCACTATCGAAGGGCTTTATGAATTGGAGGAAGGAGCGGTCCGTGCGTCCTTTATCCGGGCTATTGCAGAGGCAACCCGACGCGGTAAGGAATTAGGGGAGCAAAAGACCAACAAAAAGAAGTAG
- a CDS encoding YibE/F family protein produces the protein MTTTLLLAYFGGYLTLLMLFARQNTVFVRVINYRMIAAKILRTMAGV, from the coding sequence ATGACGACTACTCTTTTGCTGGCCTACTTTGGTGGATATTTAACGTTGCTTATGTTGTTTGCAAGACAGAATACAGTTTTTGTACGGGTTATAAATTATAGAATGATTGCGGCAAAAATACTGAGAACTATGGCTGGAGTATAG
- a CDS encoding ABC transporter permease produces MLVDAPIKEGIGMIRYILKRFIFVIPVLLGATFLVFAIMNFTPGDPARIIAGNDATEIDLQNIREKMGLNDPFLVRYGRFIVNAIRGDLGTSYRNNLEISSQIIIRLKNTMILAASAVFIAIIIGIPVGIISAIKQYSTFDNIVMVVTLFLAASPVFWMGLILVLVFSLMLGILPAAGMQTGFLGMLKSLILPAFTLSTNTLAVIARTTRASMLEVVRQDYIDTARAKGLKETAITIKHMLPNALIPILTIIGINFGSLLGGSVVTESIFAWPGVGRFIVESISFLDTPSILASVVMLSVFSTFINLFVDLLYAYVDPRIKSQYKAKR; encoded by the coding sequence ATGCTTGTTGATGCGCCAATAAAGGAAGGTATTGGCATGATAAGATATATTTTAAAAAGATTCATATTTGTTATCCCCGTTTTACTCGGAGCTACATTCCTTGTGTTTGCTATTATGAATTTCACACCTGGTGATCCGGCAAGAATAATTGCGGGAAATGACGCTACGGAAATTGATCTTCAAAATATTAGAGAAAAAATGGGCCTTAATGACCCTTTTTTGGTTAGGTATGGCAGATTCATTGTTAATGCGATTCGAGGGGATCTCGGCACATCATATAGAAATAATTTGGAAATCTCCTCTCAAATAATTATAAGGTTGAAAAACACCATGATACTAGCAGCCTCAGCAGTTTTTATAGCTATAATAATAGGAATACCGGTGGGGATCATCTCAGCAATAAAACAATATTCCACCTTTGATAATATCGTGATGGTAGTAACGTTATTTTTGGCCGCCTCCCCGGTTTTTTGGATGGGGTTAATCTTAGTTCTTGTTTTTTCGTTAATGCTCGGAATTCTTCCAGCCGCTGGGATGCAGACTGGTTTTCTTGGCATGTTGAAAAGCCTTATACTTCCGGCATTTACCCTTTCTACCAATACCTTAGCGGTAATAGCACGAACAACCCGAGCGTCAATGTTAGAAGTTGTGCGTCAAGATTATATTGATACTGCAAGAGCAAAGGGATTAAAAGAAACGGCCATAACTATCAAACACATGCTTCCGAATGCGTTAATCCCCATACTCACAATCATCGGAATTAATTTCGGTAGTTTACTCGGGGGATCGGTCGTTACGGAGTCAATTTTTGCGTGGCCTGGAGTTGGCAGATTTATTGTTGAGTCGATTAGTTTTCTGGATACACCTTCTATATTAGCTTCAGTCGTTATGTTGTCGGTTTTTTCCACGTTCATTAATTTATTTGTAGATTTACTTTATGCGTATGTCGATCCACGGATCAAATCACAATACAAAGCCAAGAGGTAA
- a CDS encoding ABC transporter permease — translation MNANITLTKPHQSERDRTLLQQAWRQFKYNKRAMVGLFIIATLLLIVAAVVAIDFFTDNSIYNEYIIKQNLRNKLAKPSLHHIFGCDEFGRDVFLRILWGTKYSLMLGFSAVTLSFLMGGPLGIVAGFYGGKIDNIIMRIMDIFMACPFILLAMAIVAALGANTVNLLIALGVSRMAAFSRISRAAIMSVKEKEFIEAARAVGANDFTIILQYILPNAMAPILVQFTLQIGTSILLVAGLSYIGLGIQPPTPEWGAILTSAKVYMRHAWHISVFPGLFLVITVVAFNLFGDGLRDALDPKMKK, via the coding sequence ATGAATGCTAATATCACATTAACTAAACCACATCAATCCGAACGAGACAGAACTTTGCTTCAGCAGGCCTGGCGCCAGTTTAAGTACAATAAAAGGGCCATGGTTGGTTTATTTATTATCGCCACACTACTTTTGATAGTCGCCGCAGTCGTTGCAATAGATTTCTTTACTGACAACTCTATTTATAATGAGTACATTATTAAGCAAAATTTGAGAAATAAATTAGCGAAACCAAGCTTGCATCATATATTTGGATGTGATGAGTTTGGTAGGGATGTGTTTTTAAGGATCCTATGGGGCACGAAGTATTCGTTAATGCTTGGATTCAGTGCTGTAACATTATCATTTTTGATGGGTGGTCCGCTGGGGATAGTGGCTGGATTCTATGGCGGGAAAATAGATAACATTATCATGCGCATAATGGATATTTTTATGGCATGTCCGTTCATTTTACTTGCTATGGCAATTGTGGCAGCACTTGGCGCAAACACAGTTAACTTGTTAATAGCACTTGGCGTTTCGCGTATGGCCGCTTTTTCGCGTATTTCCAGAGCAGCTATTATGTCTGTTAAAGAAAAAGAATTTATTGAGGCAGCGCGGGCTGTAGGGGCTAACGATTTTACTATAATTCTGCAGTACATACTTCCTAATGCCATGGCTCCTATTCTTGTTCAGTTTACACTTCAGATTGGTACGTCCATATTACTTGTGGCGGGGTTGTCATATATAGGGTTAGGAATTCAACCGCCAACTCCCGAGTGGGGAGCCATTCTTACATCAGCTAAGGTTTATATGCGTCATGCATGGCACATCTCGGTTTTCCCTGGGCTTTTTTTAGTAATTACGGTAGTTGCTTTCAATTTATTTGGTGATGGACTACGCGATGCTTTAGACCCCAAAATGAAAAAATAA
- a CDS encoding ABC transporter ATP-binding protein, with protein MGKILEIRNLRVSYETEDGTVEALNGIDLDLDEGVTLGIVGETGAGKTTLAKSIMRIIPTPPGHIESGTILYKNKDILGMTSSEIRKVRGEQVSMIFQDPMTSLNPIMIVGDQIAEAIKTHMHVSSAKATKKASEMMELVGIDPVRMSDYPHQFSGGMKQRVVIAMALACNPKVLIADEPTTALDVTIQAQVLEMMNELKKKFNMATILITHDLGIVAQTCEKAAVIYAGEIVEYGTVHEIFKNMRHPYTIGLMNSIPKIGIEENRLNPIDGLMPDPMNLPKGCNFWPRCKLATEKCKHESPAVTHIDGEHFVRCWYS; from the coding sequence ATGGGAAAAATACTTGAAATAAGGAACCTAAGAGTGAGTTATGAAACTGAAGATGGTACTGTTGAAGCTCTTAATGGGATTGATCTTGATTTAGATGAAGGTGTGACTTTAGGGATTGTTGGGGAAACAGGAGCAGGCAAAACAACGTTAGCTAAAAGCATTATGAGAATTATACCTACCCCTCCCGGTCATATTGAGTCAGGAACGATACTTTATAAAAATAAAGATATTTTAGGTATGACGAGTTCTGAAATCAGAAAAGTTCGTGGTGAACAAGTCTCTATGATTTTTCAAGACCCGATGACATCCTTAAACCCCATTATGATAGTGGGAGATCAAATAGCGGAAGCCATCAAAACGCACATGCATGTTTCATCAGCAAAGGCAACAAAGAAAGCATCAGAAATGATGGAGTTAGTCGGTATTGATCCAGTTCGAATGAGCGATTACCCACACCAATTTTCTGGAGGAATGAAACAGCGCGTTGTTATTGCTATGGCACTGGCATGTAATCCCAAGGTGCTTATTGCAGATGAACCTACTACCGCTTTAGACGTCACTATACAGGCTCAAGTTCTGGAAATGATGAATGAGTTAAAAAAGAAATTTAATATGGCTACGATACTCATAACTCATGATTTAGGGATAGTTGCGCAGACTTGCGAAAAAGCAGCCGTGATTTATGCTGGTGAAATAGTAGAGTACGGAACAGTTCATGAAATATTCAAAAACATGAGACATCCATATACCATAGGGTTAATGAATTCAATACCTAAGATTGGTATTGAAGAGAATCGTCTAAATCCAATTGATGGATTGATGCCTGATCCCATGAACTTACCTAAGGGATGCAACTTTTGGCCTAGATGTAAGTTGGCGACAGAAAAATGCAAGCATGAATCCCCTGCTGTGACTCATATTGACGGTGAGCATTTTGTTAGATGTTGGTATAGTTAG
- a CDS encoding ABC transporter ATP-binding protein → MSNDTLLKVDHLKKHFYTPYGTLFAVDDVSFSIKEGETLGVVGESGCGKSTLGRAVLRLCEPTSGTVFFDGEDVLKFNKAKMKKMRSQMQIIFQDPYASLNPRMTVSQSIAAPLIIQGVYKSSEKDKIQKKVDQTMDLVGLAKRFANSYPHELDGGRRQRIGIARALTLNPKFIVCDEPVSALDVSIQAQILNLIQDLQVQFGLTYLFITHDLSVVKHLSTNIMVMYLGQVVELADSKKLFKNPVHPYTKTLLSAIPIPDPDIKMNRIVCRGEITSPINVPDGCRFAKRCVFAKDDCEAKKLSLREVEPGHFVSCHVFG, encoded by the coding sequence ATGAGTAATGACACTCTTTTAAAAGTAGATCATCTAAAAAAACATTTTTACACTCCTTACGGAACATTGTTTGCTGTTGACGATGTCTCGTTTTCTATTAAAGAAGGCGAGACGCTTGGAGTAGTAGGAGAGTCAGGATGTGGAAAATCAACACTTGGTCGCGCGGTTTTAAGGCTTTGCGAGCCGACATCTGGAACAGTCTTCTTTGACGGAGAAGATGTATTAAAATTCAACAAAGCTAAGATGAAAAAAATGAGATCCCAAATGCAAATAATTTTTCAGGACCCCTATGCATCGTTAAATCCAAGGATGACGGTTAGTCAATCTATTGCGGCGCCATTAATTATACAAGGTGTCTATAAATCCAGTGAAAAGGATAAGATACAGAAAAAAGTTGACCAAACGATGGATTTAGTCGGTCTTGCCAAAAGATTTGCGAATTCTTACCCTCATGAATTAGATGGTGGAAGACGTCAACGGATTGGTATTGCACGTGCTTTGACTTTGAATCCTAAATTTATTGTTTGTGATGAGCCAGTGTCTGCTTTAGACGTTTCTATACAAGCTCAGATTTTAAATCTGATACAGGATCTCCAAGTCCAGTTTGGATTAACATATTTATTTATAACTCATGATCTCAGTGTTGTTAAGCATTTGTCCACAAATATCATGGTGATGTATTTGGGACAGGTAGTAGAGTTAGCTGATTCTAAGAAATTATTTAAAAATCCTGTTCATCCTTATACTAAAACTCTTTTGTCTGCTATCCCTATTCCCGATCCAGATATAAAAATGAATCGAATTGTTTGCAGGGGAGAGATTACTTCTCCTATCAATGTCCCTGACGGATGTAGATTTGCTAAACGTTGTGTTTTTGCAAAAGATGATTGTGAAGCAAAAAAGTTAAGTCTAAGAGAAGTTGAACCAGGGCATTTTGTGTCATGCCATGTGTTTGGTTAG